A genomic region of Metopolophium dirhodum isolate CAU chromosome 1, ASM1992520v1, whole genome shotgun sequence contains the following coding sequences:
- the LOC132933358 gene encoding uncharacterized protein LOC132933358, producing the protein MAENISALIARRGQLKAAITRFSTYIQSEGREVVQIEIRKAKIEENWYEFEKVQSAIEDNDEEIRNTSHVRSRDMYKSVKKGKFEGRNKNLIDWGQNSEEKTQRGSTKSIVRLAPLNIPVFSGKYDEWMSFKDIYMSVMHTNEDLTAIEKFFYLRSSLSNDAASCIKYLETTATNYDIAWKSLINRYDNKKILIQTHVKNIVDLPPINESTSTKLRQFSDDLVSNMKALETLGQKPKEWGPLLLHILCSKLNNETLKEWEIKSVKDKIPSVTELIQFIEDRFQISESIESSKYINTESAKKEKGLSKFIKNNKYKAATSSTAFTSTATAICYACNQPHTIYKCPVFTSLSARDRIDKVVQLDLCKICLRKHSGSKCFGKYCFKCNKPHNTMLHLNQKPNINEQVVNTDKGEQMATTSTTAHVANETDNVLLGTAVVEVFGLNGEKTYARALLDSGSTNHFICAELVNSLKLIKNKTNHIVYGIGNSKQNVTATVSLRIKSRVSDYEINTQLLIVPKITGELPARSVSKSKVKLEKITLADPSYNVPQKIDILIGARHFYDIVGAQQYKPESNGSVYRESKFGYIISGLTSNDTNIKNTISCYASNSHENKYESLENVIQQFWRVEDYGQSKPYMMEEQTCEQHFKQNVSRSESGRFVVHLPFRGNVSKLGNSYDIAKGRLFAIERRFRKNPSLKRDYVKFMNEYEKLNHMTQNMDNEEIELPGRMCYLAHHCVQNENSLTTKLRVVFDASTKTESGFSLNDVLQKGPSIQEELIHILARFRTHNFVLTADIKKMYRQIQVCEQHRDYQRILWRENDNDPIKIYRLNTVTYGTVPASYLATACLQRLSEIGQVQYPTVAPLIAHDFYMDDFISGAATKKDAIEIRNALIKLMSTAKLELGKWASNDSDIIRDGFDNNDGLVDFQETSNDLTRILGLYWDSHTDELKYKINETSLVTPLTKRNILADIARIYDPLGLIGPVIVCAKLIMQELWKEGLSWSEPVSEKISSEWYKYKSELSHLNAIKIPRQITINDKIHSIQIHGFADASIKAYGCCLYLRCTDMNNKHKIQLICAKSKVAPLKILSLPRLELCAALLLAKVANKIVPRLKLSISKAYYWTDSSVTWCWITSTSKKWKTFVAHRVGQIQEITSPSNWFHISGVDNPADVISRGCCPTQLASLSVWWNGPSWLSRHENEWPDTTNRSLDCNEESAETKINEISALCTTARDINIINRYSSFGKLIRVVAYCLRFKANCLRKTDKPGDRCRLIGNLSADEIKLAKTALIKVVQRNEFANEIKSMLNGEAISSKSKLFRLRPFLDKNNIIRVGGRLKHAASISIFQRNPIVLPPNSNFTKLLLCNEHVTLMHGGPQAMLSSVRMSYWPINGRNLARNIVNKCVICFKQKPIIMQPIMGDLPKHRVSPGRAFLRCGVDFAGPFMVKTSTRRNAPKVKSYVSVFICLATRAIHLELVSDLSTDAFIRALNRFFDRRGKSMVIYSDNATNFVGANRKLKEWYQLFHSDENKKRTMDTLSDLGIDWKFIPARSPHFGGLWEAGVKSMKSLLSKVLGDSYFTYEELLTIITRAEACLNSRPLTLMSSDPSDMSHLTPGHFLIGDSLSAIPEIDDTNVPTNYLSRWRRASQYSDILWRRWSKEYLSQLQERAKWASEKGIKLKEDSIVLMRDENLPPMKWRLGRIINVIPGQDGVIRVADVKTANGTFRRAVRQLCPLPFVGNCNL; encoded by the exons ATGGCTGAAAACATATCAGCACTGATAGCGCGAAGAGGCCAATTAAAGGCAGCGATAACTAGATTCTCAACTTATATACAATCAGAAGGACGAGAAGTCGTACAGATTGAGATTCGTAAAGCAAAAATAGAAGAGAACTGGTACGAATTTGAAAAGGTACAATCGGCAATAGAGGACAACGACGAAGAAATACGAAATACAA GTCATGTCAGAAGCCGAGATATGTATAAGAGTGTCAAAAAGGGAAAATTCGAAGGTCGAAACAAAAATTTGATCGATTGGGGTCAAAACAGCGAAGAAAAAACACAAAGAGGCAGTACGAAATCAATAGTTAGATTGGCTCCATTAAATATTCCAGTTTTTTCAGGAAAATATGACGAATGGATGTCATTTAAGGATATTTATATGTCTGTAATGCATACTAACGAGGACTTGACTGCCATAGAAAAGTTTTTCTATTTAAGGTCATCTCTGTCAAACGACGCAGcaagttgtataaaatatttggaaactaCCGCAACAAATTATGATATAGCTTGGAAAAGTCTGATCAATAGAtacgataacaaaaaaattttgatacaGACGcacgtaaaaaatattgtggatttgCCTCCAATAAACGAGAGCACCTCGACAAAATTACGTCAATTTTCCGACGATCTCGTCAGCAATATGAAAGCTCTAGAAACGCTTGGACAGAAGCCGAAAGAGTGGGGTCCACTGTTGTTGCATATACtgtgttcaaaattaaacaaCGAGACGTTGAAAGAGTGGGAGATTAAATCGGTCAAGGACAAAATACCGTCCGTTACGGAATTAATCCAGTTCATAGAGGATCGATTCCAAATATCCGAATCCATTGAATCgtcgaaatatataaatacagagtCTGCAAAAAAGGAAAAAGGTCTTtcaaagtttattaaaaataataaatacaaagcCGCAACAAGTTCAACGGCATTTACATCGACAGCTACGGCTATATGCTATGCGTGTAATCAGCCGCACACTATTTATAAATGTCCCGTATTTACTTCTTTATCGGCACGTGATCGTATTGACAAAGTAGTCCAACTGGATCTGTGCAAAATTTGTTTACGCAAACACAGCGGTAGTAAATGTTttggtaaatattgttttaaatgtaataaaccaCATAACACGATGTTACATTTAAACCAAAAACCTAATATCAACGAACAAGTAGTAAACACAGATAAAGGTGAACAGATGGCTACGACGTCAACGACAGCACATGTCGCTAACGAGACAGATAACGTGTTGCTAGGTACCGCAGTAGTAGAAGTATTCGGCTTAAACGGCGAGAAGACTTACGCCCGGGCATTGCTCGATTCGGGGTCTACTAATCATTTCATTTGTGCGGAGTtggtaaacagtttaaaattaattaaaaataagactaaTCATATTGTTTACGGCATTGGGAATTCAAAACAAAACGTGACGGCAACGGTATCGTTAAGAATCAAATCGCGTGTGAGTGATTATGAAATAAACACGCAATTATTAATTGTTCCAAAAATCACGGGAGAGTTACCTGCGCGGAGTGTGTCTAAAAGTAAGGTGAAACTCGAAAAGATTACACTTGCGGATCCGTCATATAACGTTCCGCAGAAAATTGACATATTAATTGGAGCAcgtcatttttatgatattgtggGAGCTCAGCAGTATAAACCGGAGTCAAATGGCTCTGTATATCGCGAGTCTAAATTTGGATATATTATTTCTGGTTTAACATCAAATGACACAAACATAAAAAACACGATTTCCTGTTATGCATCAAACAGTCATGAAAACAAATATGAGtctttagaaaatgtaatacaacagtTTTGGCGCGTCGAGGATTATGGCCAAAGCAAACCGTACATGATGGAAGAACAAACTTGTGAACAACATTTCAAGCAGAACGTTAGTCGCAGCGAGAGCGGTCGATTTGTCGTACATCTACCGTTTCGCGGAAACGTCTCAAAATTAGGCAATTCCTACGACATCGCAAAAGGAAGATTATTCGCAATAGAAAGGCGATTTAGAAAAAATCCCTCGCTGAAAAGGGATTACGTAAAATTTATGAAcgaatatgaaaaattaaaccaTATGACACAGAATATGGATAACGAAGAAATCGAATTGCCCGGTCGTATGTGCTATCTAGCTCACCATTGCGTCCAAAATGAAAACAGTCTCACAACAAAATTACGCGTAGTATTTGATGCATCAACAAAAACAGAAAGTGGGTTTAGTTTAAACGACGTACTACAAAAGGGACCGTCAATACAAGAAGAATTAATTCACATATTAGCCAGATTTCGCACGCACAATTTTGTGTTAACTgccgatataaaaaaaatgtaccgacAGATACAGGTCTGTGAGCAACATCGTGATTATCAGCGTATATTGTGGAGAGAGAACGATAATGACCCTATAAAGATATATCGATTAAACACTGTCACCTATGGGACAGTACCTGCGTCTTATCTCGCGACGGCTTGCTTACAAAGATTATCGGAAATCGGACAAGTTCAATATCCAACAGTAGCACCATTAATTGCACATGATTTTTATATGGACGATTTTATCAGCGGCGCAGCTACAAAGAAAGACGCAATCGAGATACGCAATGCACTTATCAAATTAATGTCTACAGCTAAATTAGAGCTAGGTAAATGGGCGTCTAACGATTCGGATATAATTCGAGATGGTTTCGACAACAATGATGGCTTAGTGGATTTTCAAGAGACAAGTAATGATTTAACTAGAATACTTGGTCTATATTGGGACTCTCACACCGATGAACTTAAATATAAGATTAATGAAACGTCGTTAGTAACGCCTCTTACTAAACGCAACATATTGGCCGATATTGCACGTATATACGACCCACTCGGCTTAATTGGTCCGGTAATAGTATGTGCAAAATTAATCATGCAAGAGTTATGGAAAGAGGGTTTATCTTGGTCAGAACCGGTTTCGGAAAAGATAAGCAGTGAGTGGTATAAATACAAATCCGAATTATCGCATctaaatgcaattaaaattcCGCGTCAAATTACGATAAACGATAAAATACACTCGATACAAATACACGGTTTCGCGGACGCGAGTATTAAGGCATATGGATGTTGTTTGTATTTACGTTGTACGGACATGAATAACAAACATAAGATACAATTAATTTGCGCAAAGTCAAAGGTAGCACCACTAAAAATATTGTCGCTACCACGATTGGAATTGTGCGCCGCTCTATTGCTAGCAAAGGTAGCAAATAAGATCGTACCAAGGTTGAAATTGTCAATCAGTAAAGCATATTATTGGACTGATTCCAGCGTCACATGGTGCTGGATTACGTCAACGTCGAAAAAATGGAAAACCTTCGTAGCACACCGAGTTGGTCAAATTCAAGAGATCACGTCTCCCTCAAACTGGTTTCACATTAGCGGTGTCGATAATCCAGCTGACGTGATTTCACGCGGTTGTTGTCCCACCCAATTAGCGAGTTTATCAGTCTGGTGGAACGGGCCAAGTTGGTTGTCACGACACGAAAACGAGTGGCCTGATACAACGAACCGCTCATTAGATTGCAACGAGGAGAGcgcagaaacaaaaataaatgagaTAAGCGCTCTATGCACTACGGCAAGggatataaatatcataaatcggTATTCGTCTTTCGGTAAATTGATAAGAGTCGTAGCATATTGTTTACGATTTAAAGCTAATTGCTTACGTAAAACCGACAAACCAGGCGACCGGTGCCGACTGATTGGTAATTTAAGTGCTGACGAAATAAAATTGGCAAAAACGGCATTAATTAAAGTTGTTCAAAGAAATGAGTTTGCTAATGAGATAAAATCTATGCTTAACGGAGAGGCAATATCAAGTAAGAGTAAGTTATTTCGTCTGCGACCGTTCTtagataagaataatataatacgcgtgGGTGGACGATTAAAACATGCAGCATCAATTTCGATATTCCAGCGTAACCCTATAGTGTTACCACCAAATAGTAATTTCAcgaaattattgttatgtaatgaGCACGTAACACTAATGCATGGAGGTCCACAAGCTATGTTATCGTCGGTACGCATGAGCTACTGGCCAATTAACGGTCGCAATTTAGCACGAAACATAGTAAATAAATgcgttatttgttttaaacaaaaacctaTTATAATGCAACCGATAATGGGTGATCTGCCTAAACATCGGGTATCTCCAGGCCGCGCGTTTCTAAGATGTGGAGTAGACTTCGCCGGGCCCTTCATGGTTAAAACTAGCACTCGAAGAAATGCCCCGAAAGTGAAGTCTTATGTAagcgtttttatttgtttagctACGCGAGCTATACATCTCGAGCTCGTCAGTGACCTGAGCACCGATGCTTTTATACGCgcattaaatagattttttgacCGTCGGGGAAAAAGCATGGTAATATACTCAGATAATGCAACGAATTTCGTAGGGGCCAACCGGAAACTAAAGGAATGGTACCAATTATTTCATAgtgacgaaaataaaaaaaggacTATGGATACGTTATCAGATTTAGGCATTGATTGGAAATTCATACCTGCCCGTTCACCTCACTTCGGCGGTCTATGGGAAGCAGGTGTAAAATCCATGAAATCTTTATTATCCAAAGTCTTGGGTGATTCGTACTTTACTTACGAGGAGTTGCTAACTATTATAACCCGAGCAGAGGCGTGTCTAAATAGTCGTCCTTTAACACTTATGTCCTCCGATCCTAGTGATATGTCTCATTTAACTCCCGGGCATTTTCTCATCGGTGACTCTCTCTCCGCCATACCAGAAATTGATGACACAAACGTACCAACAAATTATCTATCTCGTTGGCGACGCGCGTCACAATATTCGGATATTCTATGGAGACGGTGGAGCAAAGAGTATCTGTCCCAACTTCAGGAACGGGCAAAGTGGGCAAGCGAAAAGGGTATCAAACTGAAGGAAGATTCCATTGTACTCATGCGCGATGAAAACCTTCCACCAATGAAATGGCGTTTAGGTCGGATTATCAATGTCATACCAGGGCAAGACGGTGTTATACGCGTGGCTGACGTTAAAACGGCGAATGGAACTTTTCGTAGAGCCGTCAGGCAATTATGTCCATTGCCATTTGTgggtaattgtaatttgtaa
- the LOC132933357 gene encoding uncharacterized protein LOC132933357 yields the protein MSNNTKNRFTCTNCKTITCKSPKSNAAEINFGSSMEKNIEELMKSVSFMSAQFDNISNKLDNVIIEIKNIKIENEKIVIENKRLSEEVDILKSKIDEIEQYNLGISVDITGIPKTQSENCKQIVEEIGKKTNTEIDVIEAYRINTSISKRSLIVAKLAKLEMKKNLIRNVKSNKLTTQKMSNEWHKENIYANERLTKLRITLFYQTKVAATTKEYKFVWVSNGDILVRKNENSKIVKIKSSQDINNL from the coding sequence ATGTCGAACAATACAAAAAATAGATTCACCTGTACAAACTGCAAAACTATTACATGCAAGTCTCCAAAATCAAACGCTGCTGAAATAAATTTTGGTTCTTCAATGGAAAAAAACATTGAAGAACTTATGAAGTCGGTATCGTTTATGAGCGCAcagtttgataatattagtaacaAACTTGATAATGTaatcattgaaataaaaaatattaaaattgaaaacgagAAAATAGTAATAGAGAATAAACGTCTATCGGAAGAAGTTGATatcttaaaatcaaaaattgatgAAATAGAACAGTACAACTTAGGAATATCAGTGGATATTACTGGTATACCGAAAACTCAAAGTGAAAACTGTAAACAAATTGTTGAAGAAATTGGTAAGAAAACAAATACTGAAATTGATGTTATTGAAGCCTATAGAATAAACACGTCTATATCTAAACGCAGTTTAATTGTAGCAAAGTTAGCTAaacttgaaatgaaaaaaaatttaattcgcaACGTGAAGTCCAATAAACTAACAACTCAAAAAATGAGTAATGAGTGGcacaaagaaaatatttatgcgAATGAGAGACTCACGAAACTCAGAATAACACTTTTTTATCAAACGAAAGTAGCTGCTACAACAAAAGAATACAAATTTGTCTGGGTGTCCAATGGAGATATTCTTGtgagaaaaaatgaaaactcaaaaatcgtaaaaatcaaGTCATCTCAAGACATCAATAATTTGTAG
- the LOC132933356 gene encoding SCAN domain-containing protein 3-like, with amino-acid sequence MHQNTKNHIHNVKAHSDFLNGKSINIVLDDCKTLLISQREKQRQHNRSIMQRLIDVTLCLAKSGKPFRGHHENMSSVSKGLFLDFIDVLKKYDNVLANHLEKGALNAKYLSNRIQNDLLICINNVMKRTIQSKIKNRTVSNMTDETSDVGHHEQMSVIIRYFDEEKCQPIKHFIGLQRLLSVTSEAIFNSLSIQISNLNIEWKSVIAVCFDGASAMSGKFKGVQAKVKELNPNISYVHCYGHCLNLVLVDCLSIKNRVIFDFFGCVQLIFSFIEGSPSRHAVLERIVQETNIKLKTLKSLSTTRWTCRSEAVSAIEKNYNSLLQCLIEISKTTTQSDVRLKANGIIYQMKSYNFIFALYVMKPLLAQIQIVRAKLQTRDLNLLSAVKIVQALKNTLISLRSDEDEYCRLCDKVLDVCNAYQIPIPNVKHRRVSKAGFTRRESDA; translated from the coding sequence atgcatcaaaacacaaaaaatcatATTCATAATGTAAAAGCACATagtgattttttaaatggtaaatCTATTAACATTGTTCTTGATGATTGTAAGACATTATTAATTAGTCAAAGAGAAAAACAACGACAACATAATCGAAGTATAATGCAGCGATTGATTGATGTAACACTTTGTTTGGCAAAAAGTGGGAAACCTTTTAGAGGTCATCATGAGAATATGTCTTCTGTTTCTAAAGGATTATTCCTGGATTTTATAGATGTTTTAAAAAAGTATGATAATGTATTAGCAAATCATTTAGAGAAGGGTGCCCTCAATGCAAAATATTTAAGCAACCGTATACAAAATGACttattaatatgcataaataatgttatgaaaCGTACAattcaatcaaaaataaaaaatcggacAGTATCTAACATGACTGATGAGACTTCAGATGTAGGGCATCATGAACAAATGTCAGTGATAATAAGGTACTTTGATGAAGAAAAGTGCCAACCAATAAAGCATTTCATTGGTCTCCAACGTCTACTTTCTGTTACTTCTGAAGCTATATTCAATAGCTTATCTATCcaaatatctaatttaaacattgaatgGAAGTCAGTGATAGCAGTTTGTTTTGACGGAGCATCTGCAATGTCAGGGAAATTTAAGGGCGTACAAGCAAAAGTTAAAGAACTTAACCCAAACATCTCATATGTTCACTGTTATGGACATTGTTTGAATTTGGTATTGGTCGATTGTTTGAGTATTAAAAACCGTgtgatatttgatttttttgggtGTGTCCAATTAATATTTAGCTTCATAGAAGGAAGTCCTAGTAGACATGCTGTTTTGGAACGTATTGTCcaagaaacaaatattaaattgaaaacgcTTAAGTCTCTGTCAACTACAAGATGGACTTGTCGATCTGAAGCAGTTTCagcaatagaaaaaaattataattctctGTTACAATGTCTTATAGAAATTTCTAAAACAACAACACAATCTGATGTCAGACTAAAAGCAAATggaataatataccaaatgaaaagttataactttatttttgcGTTATATGTGATGAAACCTCTTTTGGCTCAAATTCAAATAGTGAGAGCTAAATTACAGACTCgtgatttaaatttgttatctgCTGTAAAAATTGTTCAAGCATTAAAGAACACTTTAATAAGTCTAAGAAGTGATGAAGATGAATATTGTAGACTGTGTGATAAAGTTCTCGATGTATGTAATGCATATCAGATACCAATACCTAATGTTAAACATAGAAGAGTATCTAAAGCCGGGTTTACACGACGCGAATCTGATGCGTGA